The Triticum dicoccoides isolate Atlit2015 ecotype Zavitan chromosome 6A, WEW_v2.0, whole genome shotgun sequence genome has a window encoding:
- the LOC119315034 gene encoding uncharacterized protein LOC119315034 — protein sequence MHANTCGDSSDRSDAGGGEKKRGNGSGGGGGCEDGELVAIDKGFRMELDELLRSSAYVLGKGGKGIVYKVVVWWWATGRRRWPCGGWAAAPRPQSGTRSSRRRPAPSGACGTPTWCGCAPTTGRPTRSSSSPTSSTTATSPPRCAGGFCKTACADRSSHLAANWRAVIGLGLNHHMRCKLRQRRPHRCPLSKSPARGWS from the exons ATGCATGCAAACACCTGCGGGGACTCGTCGGACAGGTCCGACGCGGGCGGTGGCGAGAAGAAACGCGGCAACGGTTCCGGGGGCGGAGGCGGCTGCGAGGACGGGGAGCTGGTGGCGATCGACAAGGGGTTCCGGATGGAGCTGGACGAGCTGCTGCGGTCGTCGGCGTACGTGCTGGGGAAGGGCGGGAAGGGGATCGTGTACAAGGTGGTGGTGTGGTGGTGGGCAACGGGACGACGCCGGTGGCCGTGCGGCGGCTGGGCGGCGGCACCGCGGCCCCAGAGCGGTACAAGGAGTTCGCGGCGGAGGCCGGCGCCGTCGGGCGCGTGCGGCACGCCAACGTGGTGCGGCTGCGCGCCTACTACTGGTCGCCCGACGAGAAGCTCGTCGTCACCGACTTCATCAACAACGGCAACCTCGCCTCCGCGCTGCGCG GGGGGTTTCTGCAAAACTGCGTGTGCTGACCGGTCCAGCCACTTGGCAGCCAATTGGCGAGCTGTGATTGGCctgggactaaatcatcacatgagGTGCAAGTTGAG ACAGAGAAGGCCCCATCGATGTCCCCTTTCAAAATCACCGGCAAGGGGCTGGAGCTGA